One region of Camelina sativa cultivar DH55 chromosome 6, Cs, whole genome shotgun sequence genomic DNA includes:
- the LOC104699282 gene encoding uncharacterized protein LOC104699282, which produces MVHPVYLLYREDEFSRKIYYPSIRRCADEDKVLAEEEYRILREQVHESEGFDIDFTKFRCAFNYLPVALDGDDEFGGPGTNREFMDRLSLGSLERFNETNSTKYEFDKVIKVNHHLSAGMMFYITFQAKLPSDDVSKEFQARLCYCSGTPDYILCQLKPEKRVHSTEAAYN; this is translated from the exons ATGGTGCATCCTGTATATTTGCTATACAGGGAAGATGAGTTTTCTCGGAAAATCTATTATCCTTCTATAAGACGCTGTGCGGATGAAGACAAGGTCTTGGCGGAGGAAGAGTATCGCATCTTAAGGGAACAAGTCCATGAGTCCGAg GGGTTTGACATAGATTTCACCAAGTTCCGCTGCGCTTTCAATTACCTACCTGTTGCTCTCGATGGAGACGACGAGTTTGGTGGACCAGGAACCAACAGAGAGTTTATGGACAGGCTGTCTTTGGGTTCCCTAGAGAGATTCAATGAAACTAATAGTACAAAATATGAATTTGACAAGGTTATCAAAGTCAATCATCACTTATCTGCTGGCATGATGTTTTACATTACCTTTCAAGCTAAGCTGCCCTCCGATGATGTCTCTAAAGAGTTCCAAGCCAGGCTCTGCTATTGCAGTGGTACCCCTGATTATATCTTATGCCAACTCAAACCTGAGAAAAGAG
- the LOC104792531 gene encoding zinc finger protein ZAT11-like: MKRERSDFEESIKNLDIAKCLMILAQTSMVKQIGLNQNQHTDSHMSNRFECKTCNRRFSSFQALGGHRASHKKPKLTTVEQNEVKHLSNNYKGNNHLHECSICGQRFGTGQALGGHMRRHRSSMKVQPSFICPVVPTMPVLKRCSSSKRVLSLDLNLTPLENDLEYIFGKTFVPKIDMKFVL, encoded by the coding sequence atgaAGAGAGAAAGATCTGATTTCGAAGAATCCATCAAGAATCTAGACATTGCAAAATGTCTGATGATATTAGCACAAACCTCCATGGTTAAACAGATCGGTTTGAACCAGAACCAACATACAGATAGCCATATGAGCAACCGATTCGAATGCAAAACGTGTAACAGGAGATTTTCTTCGTTTCAAGCCCTTGGTGGTCACCGGGCAAGCCATAAGAAGCCAAAGCTCACTACCGTTGAGCAGAACGAAGTGAAACATCTTAGCAACAATTATAAAGGAAATAATCATTTGCACGAGTGTTCGATATGCGGTCAACGTTTTGGGACCGGACAGGCTTTAGGTGGTCACATGAGACGGCATAGGTCAAGCATGAAAGTCCAGCCATCGTTCATCTGTCCCGTGGTTCCTACCATGCCTGTTTTGAAACGATGCAGTAGTAGCAAGAGGGTTTTGAGTTTGGATTTGAATCTGACTCCGTTAGAGAATgatcttgaatatatttttgggaAGACATTTGTCCCAAAAATAGATATGAAATTcgttctttag